A genome region from Prionailurus bengalensis isolate Pbe53 chromosome B4, Fcat_Pben_1.1_paternal_pri, whole genome shotgun sequence includes the following:
- the GOLT1B gene encoding vesicle transport protein GOT1B: protein MISLTDTQKIGMGLTGFGVFFLFFGMILFFDKALLAIGNVLFVAGLAFVIGLERTFRFFFQKHKMKATGFFLGGVFVVLIGWPLIGMIFEIYGFFLLFRGFFPVVIGFIRRVPVLGSLLNLPGIRSFVDKVGESNNMV, encoded by the exons AAATTGGAATGGGATTAACAGGATTTGGAgtgtttttcctgttctttggaATGATTCTCTTTTTTGACAAAGCACTACTGGCTATTGGAAAT gTTTTATTTGTGGCTGGCTTGGCTTTTGTAATTGGTTTAGAAAGAACATTCAGATTCTTcttccaaaaacataaaatgaaagcGACAGGATTTTTCCTGGGTGGAGTATTTGTAGTCCTTATTGGTTGGCCTTTGATAGGCATGATCTTTGAAATTTATGGATTCTTTCTATTGTTCAG gGGCTTCTTTCCTGTGGTCATTGGCTTTATTAGAAGAGTACCAGTCCTTGGATCCCTCTTGAATTTACCTGGAATTAGATCA TTTGTAGATAAAGTTGGAGAAAGCAACAATATGGTATAA